A segment of the Malaclemys terrapin pileata isolate rMalTer1 chromosome 1, rMalTer1.hap1, whole genome shotgun sequence genome:
gtacctataaaattggaatatctggtcaccctagttggaacCAGTATGAGAGAAAGTCAGTCATCTTCAGACCACTTACCTTTCCCTTCATAATTTTTGTACAATCAGAAACATTCAGACATGGGTGCCTAAGTATGCAGtaaggagcctgattttctgtTGCTTAAATATTTAGACTCCAGTGCCTAATGTTCAGCACCTGTGTGGGAAAAAATAATAAGACACTTCTATAGCACTATCTATATaaatcaaagtgctttacaaaggcatTTCATTACTATGGTGATGAATAGAAGTTTTTAAATGAGTATGGCAGTTAGGACCACAAGTCCATTGAAAGTCTGACTTTGAAACGCAGTCAGACTTGTGCTCCTGACTTAGGGGCTTTTCAGATCCTACTCCTAAATAAAATAGAGTGCACAGACAATCATTATACCCATCTTGCTGATaagaaaactgaggcatggagggtGAAAATCACCCCTATGCAGAGGACCAAATTAAGGGCAGagatccatgggagttaggtgcctaaatacttttgacaaTCTTGGCctaggggaagggatagctcagtggtttgagcattggcctgctaaacccagggttgtgagttcaatccttgagggggccacttagggatctggggcaaaatcagtacatggtcctgctagtgaaggcagggggctggactctatgacctttcaaggttccttccagttctaggagataggatatctccattaatttaatttatttggcCTGAGTTCTTAAGTTGGATTTCAGTGATACATTGGCTGAATTGGCCAGCTGCATAAGAGTGAAAGATGGTGTAAGGGATTGGCTTCCACCTCTGAAGTTTGAAATCATGGATTCAAATACCCAGGTGGCCAGGGAAGATAAAATTGATGCATAGGAGTAAATTTCACCCCAAAAGaccttgtccaaggtcacagagcaagtcacCGGCAGAGCCAAAGTGAGCCCAAGGCTCTTGACTCCCATTCCAGTttcctatccactggaccatatTTCTGCCCATCAAGCTCCAGCAGGAATACCGAAATGGAAGACAGCTGATGACCTCATTTATCTGATTCCCTACTCATGGCAGCTTTTCAGGAGAAGGAAGCCCTGAAAGTCAGGCATTAAGTATCCTCCACTCATTTACTTACAAGTGCAATATCACAAAGTACCAATCCTGGTTTCAGTTAGTGCAATTGCTGTTACAGATAAATCTTGGAATTCTGAAGTTGGGCTATTGTTCagcaaggcacagagaggctgagttcactggaaaaaaagtattaatattacagtaacacctagaaGCTACAACCAAGATTAAGGCCCCATTGTTGGTAGGCACTCTACAAACAAAGTAGTAAAAGACAGTCCTTCTAAGAGCTGACAAGACACAGGttgagaggggaaacagaggctcaGATAGATGAAGAAACTTGCCAAGGTCCACAGCAGGTCCATGGTAGTGCTgtaaatagaacccaggtcttctgaatcCCAGTGCAGTACTCTGTCTACTAGTCCACACTGCCAATCATCTTTGGTTTGTACTGACATATCATCCTTTCAAAGGGAGACCTTTTAAACACATGTACTCATTGGCTGAGTCCAAGCATTGCATATGGCCCACTGTTGCTATGTTTCAGTGTATCGTTGTTCAATGGTTTCCATGAGCCTGGACATCCACTACACAGacttcctcctcttcccaaaCATGTTGTTGATTAGTTTGGCCATTGACTTTGACCCACTGGGTCGTCTCTTTTCCTTCACTTTGAAGTTTGTGGTGATGGTTCTTAGGACTTTCGTGAACATGGTCACTACTTCCTGACAATGTTCGGCTGCAGACAGTtcgcagaactggcatttgttaTCCATTGCCAGCTTTTGTCCTTCATCCCAGCCTACTTCTCTCATATGGCATAGATCCTGCTTGTTACCAACTAAGAATACAGCTGActctaccactctgaaatcaaaAAGTTTTTGATTAGACAAAAAGCCTTATAGAAATGCTACAGGGTACCTGCTCTTGGATGCTGCATATCCAAAGAAAACTGATAAGAAatgtttatattattatattaatttATACCATTGAACACTATCTAGGATCTCAGTTTGCTATAAAGCCTCCTACCACATCTGTGAGGCAAATGACTTAACCTCATTTTAGTTATGTTTTATTAAGGCTAAAAAAATTGTTGACAGTACATTTCCCCCCTTAAATATTAAAAAGAGTATGAAAAATATACACACCAAGGGATTAAGGCTGAGACAGTATACGGTGAAAGGGgttgaaaatataatttaaacaATTTCCCAATTTAAGATGATTTTATTCTCAGATCTTGTTTTATTTAGGCAAAAGCCTCAGCAGGTTATGCATCCCTAGGTCAATTTTTGTGAATACCGACACTTAGCACtcactttttaaacatttaactagttaattaatttaattaatttgtgCCACTCACGTCTGAGCTAATTTAAATTATTTGCCCAAGGACATAAAGGGAGTTGATGTCACTGCCCAGGACAGAGTTTAGGAGGAGTTCTTGGTGCCAAATCCTCCCTGATTGTATCTACACTAGTATTTTCTTCAAACTTCCcattggtgcagctccactggtgaCAGCAATGGGGCGGGGGAGCTGTAGCATAGCCTAACTACCAGCATTTTAATCTGCACATTGTCTAATCTTGATCAGATTAGTTAGTCTTATATCACCTAGCATGACAGTATGATTTACATGTGAAACAAGAATGTAAAAGCCTAAAGTATATTGGGTTTTGGGTGGAAGGGTTATATTTTGCTGCTGAATTTACCAGCTAGTATATGACTACTTTTGTTATGTTGCTGGGTGCTATTGCTGTACGGAGTGTCATTTTAGTGGCTATTAGGGTGCCTAGAGCTCACAAACATCTCTTTTCATACGTTAGATCGAAAGAAATGTAATATTTATAATACAACTTACCTTTTGCAAGCTGCCAGGTGGGAATCTCGTAGCCTGTATAGCAATGCCTTTGCAAAGGCAAAGGAAGCTCTGTCGCTGATGTCATACACAATGACAAATCCATCAGCCCAGTGGAGTTCATCAGTGAGGGACAGCTTCCCCTGTCGTGGCTGAAGGCAATGAAATGCATACGACAATAGAAAGAATCCGTTACTGTTGTCACTGTGCAATATTTTCTAACTAAAACGTACATGTTTGTACATtgcacagcacaatggggccctgatctgaaACTGGTACTCCAAAGagctacaaataaataataaccatCATTGGAGATGATTGTTATAATGAATGTATAAACAGTGTTTCAGAACTTTAAACCGGCCTTGATAGGCCTAAATTATCAGTAAAGTTAAATTAAATCTTACAGCCAAACTCTGCTCCCTTGATTGCAATGGAGTCCCTCTGAATTTACCCTAGGGTAACTGAGCACACAATTGTGGTCAtcagtatttgtttttgtttaacccTTTTATATacatggatgatgggatggattgcaccatcagcaagtttgcggatgacactaagctggggggcaAGGTAGTTACGCtggggggtagggatagggttcagagtgacctagacaaattggaggattgggccgaaagaaatctgatgaggttcaacaaggacaagtgtagggtcctgcacttaggatggaagaatcccatgcactgctacaggctggggactgactggctaagcaacagttctgcagaaaaggacctgaagagtacagtgaacgagaagctggatatgagtcaacggtgtgcccttattgccaaaaaggctaatggcatattgggctgcattagtaggagcattgccagcagctcgagggaagtgattattcccctctattcgtcactggtgaggccacatctggagtactgcatccagttttggggtcccccactacagaaagggatTTCGGGGAAGAGGTTGCAGTGATAATCAGACAGaactgtaatgggctatcttgattgtCTGATTATCACTGCaaatgttttttctcttaattaattagcctcttagagttggtaggacaactcccactttttcatgttctctgtatgtgtgtatgtgtatatatatgtatatactatATGCTTACTATATgctccattctgtgcatccgatgaagtgggctgtagcccaagaaagcttatgctgaaataaatgttagtctctaaggtgccacaagtactcctgttctttttgaggatacagactaacacagctgctactctgaaatctcccTTAGAAGTGTTTTATTCAGGGTAGAGTTAAGGCCAGTTGTTAACATGGGGAAGTCTGTATTGTCACTATCATTGGATCTATTCTGGGAATacaggacttcagtttccagggctgtcTATTTGGCCATTGCCACGGGTAAATGAAATTTAGTTAGATGTTTTTAAATTAACCATTTAAAAGGATATTTGGGGAAACTATATAAATAGTGATTGCAACCTTTTTGCCCCTCCTATGAATTAAAAGATGCATGTAATTTTACTATACAATGTTACATTTGGTTGCCATTAGTGGCTGTAAAAATGGAAAAGCCTTGACCAGATAGTTGTCTAATGAAGAGCTCATTCTGTAAAGTTGGAAAATGCTCAGTACAGAGAGAGTCCTGACAGCTACATGTTATAGCTACAGGAATTTCAATATTCCATGTCAATTGCTAAAAAGTGCAAAGTGTGAGTTAgcttttctcctctctcctccctgccacctCACTCTTCAAAGGACTTTTGGTAGCAGTCTTGCTGTGCTCATCTTTTATAAGTTGCGCTTACCTGTGAACAAGGGTCATAAATTTCCAAGTTCATTTGCCTCCCATCCAGACACAAATGTTTAGTGTAGATGCACTCTACAAGACACATGGCATTAAAATCAATATCAGAGTTAACAagtagaggggggaaaaacaggcTTTAATCGCTATACCGCCAACGGAGAAATACAAGATTTGCTGTAGTGAATTAGCCCTTGGTTCATCAAATCTGCTGGCAATCCTCTGGCAGAGTCTGATGCGTTACTGGAaagtgaatccatccctcagataTGCCCACAATGAATTGTGCAGTGCTTAATTGTGTCCCTCAGCTCCTGGCTGGCCAGGTCCTATTCCACCCAATAGGTGCCAACGTGTGAGGGAACATTGTTAGAACATAGTGCTTGCCATTTGAGACAGCAGATAAGCATGCATAGGTAAATGCTTATGCATTTAGGATACTGAGTAATTTCCCCAAAATCTCTTTACAAATATTATGAAAGTTTTAGGGTAGCTAGGACATGATAGCAACCTGCATGTTGAGAAGTGATGGGAGCAGGAGCTTGCTATGATTTCAGGGTAGAGGGAATGTAAACTTGGAATCGGTTAACTTCTGATGACCCACTTATTCTATTATGCATGTTCAGCACATATGCACAGCCTTATGCAAAGTTTTTTCCTCTAGGTAAAATAGAACCATAAGAGTGTAACACtttattaggtttttttttttccaataggTTAGGTGGGTATGAGTCTTCCTCACATAAGCAGTGTTGGTTTGACCCTATCAAGTTAGAATTATGCTGGTATTATACAAGCCTGAACTTGGGTGCTGATCCTGAAAAAGCTGGTATCAGGAGTAACACTTAACTACAATGAGACATTCTAGTGCTCAAATGGAAAACCTCACAGTAGCAAGCATTTCCCTcagtagtgtttgcaggatcgagtCTTTAAACTGTATTCTTAGAATCTGAGACATacgcccagatttttaaaattacttagacgTTGCTGCACTCAGCGTCGCGATGCCTAACTGATTTGGGGGCctcagcctgattttcaaaaatgattcaggcacttaggagccaaaatgcttaaatcccttttaaaaatgagactCAGACATTGCAATACTGAGCACaattcctaaatacctttaaaaagcgagacctaaatctcattttcaaaagggattcagGCACTTAGGACACAATCCAATTGATGGGATTTAGACTactaagtgcctaaatctcttagactcctaaatcagttaggtctTGCAATGCTGACCACAGCAAAACCcaaatgccttttaaaatctggggCATAGTCTACATtagggaaatattttgaaaatctccatCAGTTGCTAGTAAGAGTGGGACAAGATGTTGCCATTATTCTAAGcaccataaaaacaacaaggagtcttttttttaaaggtcactattcttgaacaaaaaaacttcagaaacagacttcaaagagaaacagcagaactaaacttcatttgcaaatttaccaccattaatctgggcttgaatagggactgggagtggctggctcattacagaagcagctttgcctctcctggaattgacaccttctcatctattattgggagtggattacatccactctgatcgaattggccctgtcaacactggttctccacttgtgaggtaactcccttctcttcatgtgtcattatatattgcctgcatctgtaactttcactccatgcatgtaaagaagtgggttttacccacagaagcttatgcccaaataaatctgttagggctatggctacactggcactttagagcgctgcaactttcttgctcagggatgtgaaaaa
Coding sequences within it:
- the RERGL gene encoding ras-related and estrogen-regulated growth inhibitor-like protein, producing MSELKLAVLGSRGAGKSALTVRFLTRRFIGEYASNSECIYTKHLCLDGRQMNLEIYDPCSQPRQGKLSLTDELHWADGFVIVYDISDRASFAFAKALLYRLRDSHLAACKRVVESAVFLVGNKQDLCHMREVGWDEGQKLAMDNKCQFCELSAAEHCQEVVTMFTKVLRTITTNFKVKEKRRPSGSKSMAKLINNMFGKRRKSV